In Spirosoma aureum, a single genomic region encodes these proteins:
- the porZ gene encoding type IX secretion system anionic LPS delivery protein PorZ: MYRTKTGRLWLLSIVVSFIIHHSSFSQIGSWQSHASYRSGQTVAITANTVYAATKNGFFYVDKATNQTVTLSKKDGLSDVGISRLFYLADQKRLLIAYQNGNLDFLSLSDAGEPVGVVNVNTILTATNLPISRTINHINRVGTNAYLSTDFGLVLLDVVKNEIRDTYFSQRSDGSALPIYQTTTTADSLYALTAPLLSAESGRRIRAVRFAANVNIADPANWKIVPEPGSQLESIVTNQGRLSVTVNGQGIYERQTGRWVLTQSLSNPLIRQFPAAAGLILATDKAVTLPGSGSVTSALLANPREIMLDGSTIWIADTQSGLLSGSAGVLQRVSPEGPTQDLFAALYAYSQTLVALPNGPQDATQLNPSQPPAELLSIPNERWLTNSTSGPAQGFNSAVYLSTEQKLFMGSYGGGLWSRSDDQTLNAVTLPATIGAYISSLATDVDGNLWIATAGPNAQQATLHVRRPDGQFQSFSTVNHPGIAQVVPDDNGFLWLRLSSGGILVFDPQANRSRYLTTLTGQGGLLTNSIQTLVKDRNGAIWVGTDLGPTVFDNPYGAFDVSIDAQPPLLNRRRLLANVPITAIAVDGGNRKWIGTRDGLYHVAPDGSQLLDTFTADTSPLPANYVQALAIEPISGTVFIETGMPSQSTGIISYRGPATEPASVLNSLTIFPNPVRPDFTGTVGMNGLTENSTVKILDAGGQLVYETRSQGGTATWNLRDYRGRSAQTGIYLVVVVTADGTESLAGKLAVVR, from the coding sequence ATGTATAGGACAAAAACTGGGCGGCTGTGGTTGCTTAGCATAGTCGTATCATTTATTATTCATCATTCATCATTTTCTCAGATCGGCAGCTGGCAGTCGCACGCCAGTTATCGGTCGGGTCAGACCGTTGCCATAACGGCCAATACGGTTTATGCGGCCACTAAGAATGGGTTTTTCTACGTCGATAAAGCCACGAATCAAACGGTCACGCTGTCGAAGAAAGATGGACTCAGCGATGTTGGTATCAGTCGTTTATTCTATCTGGCGGATCAGAAACGGCTGTTGATCGCTTATCAGAATGGTAATCTGGATTTTCTGTCATTATCAGACGCTGGTGAGCCGGTTGGTGTCGTAAACGTAAACACGATTCTTACGGCTACGAATCTACCCATCTCCCGTACGATCAACCACATTAACCGTGTTGGTACAAATGCTTACCTCAGCACTGATTTTGGTCTTGTCTTGCTGGATGTGGTTAAGAACGAAATCCGGGATACATACTTTAGCCAACGGTCCGATGGCTCAGCGCTACCTATTTATCAGACCACTACGACCGCTGATAGTCTCTATGCCCTAACGGCCCCTTTACTCTCTGCCGAATCCGGGCGACGAATCCGGGCTGTGCGTTTTGCGGCAAATGTCAATATTGCTGATCCGGCCAACTGGAAAATTGTTCCAGAACCTGGGTCTCAACTCGAATCCATCGTTACCAATCAGGGGCGGTTATCCGTAACGGTTAACGGACAGGGCATTTACGAACGGCAAACCGGTCGGTGGGTACTCACGCAATCGCTTTCGAATCCACTTATTCGACAGTTTCCGGCTGCAGCTGGCCTTATTCTGGCAACGGATAAGGCCGTAACATTACCTGGTTCTGGTTCAGTTACCAGCGCTTTACTGGCTAATCCACGCGAAATTATGCTGGATGGGAGTACTATCTGGATTGCCGATACACAGAGTGGGTTACTATCTGGAAGTGCAGGCGTATTGCAACGGGTTTCTCCCGAAGGGCCAACTCAGGATCTGTTTGCCGCGCTGTATGCCTATTCACAAACGCTTGTTGCTTTACCTAATGGGCCGCAGGATGCCACCCAATTAAATCCCAGTCAGCCCCCGGCTGAACTATTGTCTATACCTAATGAGCGGTGGCTGACGAATTCGACCAGTGGCCCCGCTCAGGGATTTAATTCGGCGGTTTATCTGTCAACTGAGCAGAAGTTATTTATGGGTAGCTACGGTGGTGGATTGTGGAGCCGTTCTGATGATCAGACGCTTAACGCTGTTACGTTGCCAGCCACTATTGGTGCCTATATCAGCAGTCTGGCAACTGACGTCGATGGTAATCTATGGATAGCAACGGCTGGACCTAATGCCCAGCAGGCTACCTTACATGTTCGGCGGCCGGATGGGCAATTTCAGTCGTTTTCGACAGTTAATCACCCTGGCATTGCGCAGGTTGTTCCGGACGATAATGGCTTTTTATGGCTTCGGTTAAGCTCTGGGGGCATTCTGGTTTTTGATCCACAGGCGAATCGGAGCCGATATTTGACAACGTTGACCGGTCAGGGTGGATTATTGACAAACTCAATACAAACATTGGTAAAGGATCGTAATGGTGCCATATGGGTAGGAACCGATCTTGGCCCTACGGTCTTCGATAACCCATACGGCGCCTTTGATGTCAGTATCGATGCGCAGCCACCCCTGCTTAACCGACGCCGGTTGCTGGCGAATGTGCCCATTACGGCCATTGCAGTCGATGGGGGTAATCGTAAATGGATCGGAACACGTGATGGACTTTACCACGTTGCGCCTGACGGGTCTCAATTGCTCGACACTTTTACGGCTGATACAAGCCCATTACCGGCTAATTACGTTCAGGCACTGGCTATTGAGCCGATAAGCGGAACTGTATTTATTGAAACCGGAATGCCTAGCCAGTCTACGGGTATAATCTCTTATCGGGGCCCGGCCACCGAACCTGCCAGCGTATTGAATAGCCTCACTATTTTTCCCAACCCTGTCCGGCCTGATTTTACAGGAACGGTTGGTATGAATGGGCTGACTGAAAACTCGACCGTTAAAATTTTGGATGCGGGCGGGCAATTGGTCTATGAGACCCGTTCGCAGGGAGGAACCGCTACCTGGAATCTGCGCGATTATCGGGGCCGGTCGGCGCAAACGGGTATCTATCTGGTCGTCGTCGTTACGGCCGATGGAACCGAAAGTCTGGCCGGGAAATTGGCTGTTGTCCGATAG
- a CDS encoding TonB dependent receptor translates to MKNLFLVLFLTFPLIAFGQSNSGRITGFLTDSVTTKPIPFATVALQTADSKLITGVTTDENGAFTIDKVAIGAYKLVFSFVGYRTSVLNNVAITNEKPVTDVGKVVVSPDSHNLKEVNVVGQKALVEDKGDRLVYNAEKDVSNTGGTAVDVLRKVPMLTVDLDGNLKMRGSGNIKVLVNGKPSSIMARNLADALKQMPANIIKSVEVITSPGAKYDAEGSAGVINIITKKGVQGTNGTVNATGGNMNRSLGGNLNVKGKKLGLAISLNGYQYRNIGENSSTRTALTDGKPTSILRQRTSRDNTGTGGFGEMSLDYDPDSTNRINFSGNAWGGNFPMNSTLDSRLVDMQGNVSQNYHRDIRFRNPYGNTEFNLGWTKSFKKPGQELAVLTQYARMPDNYYYTITQTDMTSEVPTYLERSTNLSRNNEYTFQTDYSHPFTARTKRDTLTFKAEAGAKAILRDIGSEFVIEQALTGLEGDYAVDPGRSNEFTYNQRVVAGYASLKIDTKRKWNLTAGTRLEHTRIEGDFVTNQSRFTNQYQNLIPSFTLAKTLWKKHTFKVSYTQRISRPLIWYLNPYKNYSDPKNVQTGNPFLNPELTHATELSYSTFGKEGSSFNAAVFWRQTNNSIEWLAVVDGQGAALSSPQNIGRNASYGANLNLTLQPNKNLNFSIGSDLTYVDLTSVALNQRTSGWVWSTSPNISYKLPKDLTLQANGYVGSGWISLQSRNSGWYYYGLSAKKEFMDKKVSLTMNLNNPFNRTVKITGDQFAPSFTAQNTSLFVNRSIRLTLSYKFGQMSSGGKQSRKISNDDKK, encoded by the coding sequence ATGAAAAACCTTTTCCTGGTCTTATTCTTAACTTTTCCATTAATAGCCTTCGGTCAATCAAATTCAGGACGCATTACCGGTTTCCTTACCGACTCTGTTACAACGAAACCAATCCCCTTTGCAACGGTCGCTTTACAAACGGCCGACAGTAAACTCATCACTGGTGTAACAACTGACGAGAACGGAGCTTTTACTATTGATAAAGTGGCTATAGGCGCCTATAAGCTCGTTTTCTCATTTGTTGGCTATCGAACGAGTGTGCTCAATAATGTAGCGATCACAAACGAAAAGCCAGTTACAGATGTAGGAAAAGTCGTTGTATCACCCGACAGCCACAATCTGAAGGAAGTAAATGTAGTTGGGCAAAAAGCGCTGGTTGAGGATAAAGGCGATCGTCTTGTTTATAATGCGGAAAAAGATGTGTCGAATACCGGCGGAACAGCCGTAGATGTACTACGCAAAGTGCCGATGCTAACGGTCGATTTAGATGGTAATCTGAAGATGCGTGGTAGTGGCAACATTAAAGTACTGGTCAACGGGAAGCCGTCGTCAATAATGGCGCGAAATCTGGCCGATGCCCTCAAACAGATGCCAGCCAATATCATTAAATCGGTGGAAGTAATCACCAGCCCCGGCGCGAAATATGATGCTGAAGGCTCAGCCGGTGTTATAAATATCATTACAAAAAAAGGAGTGCAGGGCACAAATGGAACGGTGAATGCAACGGGTGGTAACATGAACCGTTCATTGGGCGGCAATCTGAACGTAAAAGGCAAAAAGCTTGGGCTGGCCATTTCTCTGAATGGTTATCAGTACCGAAACATTGGCGAAAATAGCAGTACGCGTACGGCCTTAACAGATGGGAAGCCTACGAGTATTTTGCGTCAGCGTACAAGCCGCGATAACACCGGTACGGGAGGTTTTGGCGAGATGAGTCTTGATTATGACCCGGATTCAACGAACCGGATCAATTTTTCGGGTAATGCCTGGGGCGGTAATTTCCCGATGAATAGCACGCTCGACAGTCGCCTGGTTGATATGCAGGGTAACGTATCGCAGAACTATCACCGTGACATCAGGTTCCGAAATCCATACGGGAATACGGAGTTTAACCTCGGCTGGACCAAATCATTCAAAAAACCAGGACAGGAGCTGGCTGTTCTGACTCAATATGCGCGAATGCCCGATAACTACTATTACACCATTACGCAAACGGATATGACGTCGGAAGTGCCGACGTATCTGGAACGCAGCACTAACCTGAGTCGAAATAACGAATATACCTTCCAGACGGATTATTCCCACCCGTTCACAGCTCGAACAAAGCGGGACACACTGACATTTAAGGCAGAGGCTGGTGCAAAAGCGATCCTGCGTGATATTGGCAGTGAGTTTGTTATTGAGCAGGCATTGACCGGTCTGGAAGGCGATTATGCCGTTGACCCTGGTCGATCTAATGAGTTTACCTACAACCAGCGGGTGGTGGCTGGTTACGCATCTCTGAAAATAGACACCAAACGCAAATGGAACCTAACCGCCGGAACACGGCTGGAACACACCCGTATCGAAGGTGATTTTGTGACAAACCAAAGTCGATTCACCAATCAATACCAGAATCTGATTCCCAGCTTTACGCTTGCCAAAACGCTTTGGAAGAAGCACACGTTTAAAGTCAGCTATACCCAACGGATTTCACGACCGCTCATCTGGTATCTGAATCCATATAAGAATTACAGTGATCCGAAGAACGTTCAGACAGGTAATCCATTTCTAAATCCAGAGCTAACTCACGCGACAGAGCTGTCGTACAGTACCTTTGGCAAAGAAGGTTCATCGTTCAACGCGGCCGTTTTCTGGCGGCAGACTAACAATTCCATTGAATGGCTCGCCGTGGTCGACGGACAGGGCGCGGCACTCTCGTCACCGCAAAACATTGGCCGCAATGCCAGCTATGGGGCCAATCTCAATCTAACGCTTCAGCCCAACAAAAATCTCAATTTTAGCATTGGCTCCGATTTAACCTACGTCGATCTCACAAGCGTTGCTCTCAATCAGCGCACGAGTGGTTGGGTATGGAGTACAAGCCCAAATATCTCCTATAAATTACCCAAAGATTTAACACTACAGGCCAATGGTTACGTTGGATCAGGCTGGATATCGCTCCAGAGCAGAAATTCCGGCTGGTATTATTATGGTCTATCGGCCAAAAAGGAATTTATGGACAAGAAAGTCAGCCTGACCATGAACCTCAACAACCCATTTAACCGAACAGTTAAAATAACGGGGGATCAGTTTGCGCCTTCATTCACTGCCCAGAATACATCGTTATTCGTAAACCGTTCTATCCGACTGACACTCAGCTACAAATTCGGGCAAATGAGTTCGGGAGGAAAACAAAGCCGTAAAATTAGTAATGATGACAAGAAGTGA
- a CDS encoding nucleoside hydrolase, which translates to MLSADFAQPLTKPRRIWLDTDIMIGMKDKTPREVDDAIALIMALEHPDKVEIVGISTITYANYAYEVTQKILGWYNKTGRTIPVYRGSDTANDVGVENDATRALANALRKEKMPILAIGPVTNVATLIKNHPELIPQIEEVVVCAGRTPGLPFKPGLEKLSVGDYNFEMDPESFRILFNAGVRMVLSGYECSIYTFLGKTDIDFLANGSADDQWVYDQLRPWQQFNEELFGVDGFVPWDTTPLGYLTHPNYFKYYHDIPVRINVRQSDTEPTGTKPYLEVSYDYNDTNWRAIYAYKTLPGFEEIVIEDLKQASLKNRS; encoded by the coding sequence ATGTTATCTGCTGATTTTGCTCAACCCCTTACTAAGCCCCGCCGGATCTGGCTTGATACTGATATTATGATCGGTATGAAAGATAAAACGCCCCGCGAGGTCGATGATGCCATCGCGCTCATTATGGCGCTTGAACATCCCGATAAAGTGGAGATCGTTGGAATTAGTACGATTACCTACGCCAATTATGCCTATGAGGTAACACAGAAAATTCTGGGTTGGTATAACAAAACGGGTCGGACGATTCCGGTATACCGGGGCTCTGATACAGCCAACGATGTTGGGGTGGAAAATGATGCTACGCGTGCGCTGGCTAATGCACTACGAAAGGAAAAAATGCCCATTCTGGCCATTGGGCCGGTCACGAATGTGGCAACGTTGATCAAAAATCATCCGGAACTGATCCCTCAGATTGAAGAAGTCGTCGTGTGTGCAGGCCGGACGCCGGGGCTACCCTTCAAGCCGGGCTTAGAGAAGCTTTCAGTCGGGGACTATAATTTCGAAATGGACCCGGAGTCCTTCCGGATTTTGTTCAATGCGGGCGTTAGAATGGTATTGTCGGGTTATGAGTGTAGCATTTATACGTTTCTGGGCAAAACAGACATCGATTTTCTGGCTAATGGTTCCGCAGATGACCAATGGGTTTATGATCAACTACGTCCCTGGCAGCAATTTAATGAAGAACTCTTCGGCGTAGATGGATTCGTTCCGTGGGATACCACCCCGCTCGGTTACCTGACTCATCCGAATTACTTCAAGTATTATCACGACATCCCGGTTCGGATCAACGTCCGCCAAAGTGATACGGAGCCTACCGGAACGAAACCTTATTTAGAAGTTTCTTACGATTACAACGACACGAACTGGCGGGCGATCTACGCTTATAAAACGCTGCCCGGCTTTGAGGAAATTGTAATCGAAGATTTAAAGCAGGCATCGTTGAAGAACCGGAGCTAA
- a CDS encoding pyruvate dehydrogenase complex E1 component subunit beta, which translates to MREIQFREALREAMSEEMRRDPKVYLMGEEVAEYNGAYKVSQGMLDEFGPERVIDTPIAELGFAGIGVGSAINGLRPIIEFMTFNFSLVAIDQVINSAAKVMSMSGGQYSCPIVFRGPTGNAGMLSSQHSQNFENWFANTSGLKVVVPSNPYDAKGLLKSCIRDNDPVIFMESELMYGDKGQVPEEEYLIPIGLANIVREGNDVTIVSFGKIMKVALAAAEELAKNGISAEVIDLRSVRPIDYATIINSVKKTNRCVIVEEAWPLAAISSELTYNIQRNAFDYLDAPVVRVNSMDLPLPYAPTLIEAILPNVKRTLQAVETVMYKK; encoded by the coding sequence ATGAGAGAAATACAGTTCCGCGAAGCCCTGCGGGAGGCCATGTCGGAAGAAATGCGCCGGGACCCGAAAGTCTATCTGATGGGCGAAGAAGTCGCCGAATACAACGGAGCCTACAAAGTCAGTCAGGGAATGCTGGATGAATTTGGCCCGGAACGGGTGATTGATACGCCTATCGCCGAATTAGGTTTCGCCGGTATTGGCGTTGGTTCCGCGATCAACGGCCTTCGGCCGATTATTGAATTTATGACCTTTAACTTCTCGCTGGTGGCGATTGATCAGGTCATTAATTCAGCAGCTAAAGTAATGTCAATGTCGGGCGGGCAATATTCCTGCCCGATTGTGTTTCGGGGCCCCACGGGCAATGCCGGGATGCTGTCGAGCCAGCACTCGCAAAACTTCGAGAACTGGTTTGCCAATACATCGGGCCTGAAAGTTGTTGTTCCGTCAAATCCTTATGATGCCAAAGGATTACTCAAGTCCTGCATTCGTGATAATGACCCGGTCATTTTCATGGAATCGGAGCTTATGTATGGCGATAAGGGGCAAGTGCCGGAAGAAGAGTACCTGATTCCAATTGGGCTAGCTAACATTGTTCGTGAGGGCAATGATGTAACGATTGTATCCTTCGGTAAAATTATGAAGGTTGCGTTGGCTGCGGCTGAAGAGTTGGCAAAAAATGGTATTTCTGCCGAAGTAATTGACCTGCGCTCCGTTCGTCCGATCGATTATGCAACGATTATTAACTCGGTGAAGAAAACAAACCGCTGCGTCATCGTTGAAGAAGCATGGCCGCTGGCCGCTATTTCGTCGGAGTTGACGTACAATATTCAGCGGAATGCATTCGATTATCTGGATGCACCCGTCGTTCGGGTCAACAGCATGGACTTACCGTTGCCATACGCACCAACACTGATCGAAGCGATTCTGCCGAACGTTAAACGGACGTTGCAAGCGGTGGAGACAGTGATGTA
- a CDS encoding phosphotransferase: protein MLHLDAQKIDILQDYLRRRGWLDTEEIISSVEKPGEGNMNYTLRVTTPNRTLIVKQSRDYVEKYPTIPAPANRAVIEGRFYQKTQPIPMLASYMPQLLGADDENNILVLQDLGDSSDYTFLYQPGQLLNESDTLALTEYLSELHHQFSVEAPDPIFANHDMRALNHEHIFNYPFLEDNGFDLNTIQPGLQKLAMPYKQDAKLKMIVEQLGEIYLSESQLYRGGVAAPKTLLHGDYYPGSWLQTTVNQESSIKIIDPEFCFYGPPEFDLGVMIAHLMMAQQPLSTLNAILSDYEKPAGFDDTLRQQFTGVEIMRRLIGLAQLPLSLSLEQKQSLLTEARHMLQ, encoded by the coding sequence ATGCTGCACCTTGACGCTCAAAAAATTGATATTCTACAAGATTACCTCCGTCGACGTGGCTGGCTCGATACTGAAGAAATAATCTCATCAGTCGAAAAACCAGGCGAAGGGAATATGAACTATACGCTGCGTGTTACAACACCCAATCGGACGCTGATTGTCAAGCAGTCACGGGATTATGTGGAGAAGTATCCAACGATTCCGGCTCCGGCTAACCGGGCGGTTATTGAAGGACGGTTCTATCAGAAAACGCAGCCAATCCCAATGCTGGCAAGTTATATGCCACAGCTTCTGGGTGCCGACGACGAAAATAATATTCTTGTCCTTCAGGATTTAGGCGATTCCAGCGACTACACATTTTTGTACCAGCCCGGCCAGCTCCTGAATGAGTCCGATACGCTGGCCCTCACAGAGTATTTATCCGAACTGCACCACCAGTTTTCGGTTGAAGCCCCCGACCCGATCTTTGCTAATCATGACATGCGGGCGCTCAATCACGAGCACATTTTCAACTATCCATTTCTGGAAGATAACGGATTCGATCTGAATACGATTCAGCCAGGTTTACAGAAATTAGCTATGCCATATAAGCAGGATGCTAAGTTGAAAATGATCGTTGAGCAGCTTGGTGAGATTTATTTATCAGAAAGTCAGCTCTACAGAGGAGGAGTGGCTGCACCCAAAACGCTGTTGCATGGCGACTATTATCCAGGAAGCTGGCTACAAACAACAGTCAATCAGGAATCCAGTATAAAAATAATTGATCCTGAATTCTGCTTCTACGGCCCCCCCGAGTTTGATTTAGGCGTAATGATCGCCCACCTGATGATGGCCCAGCAGCCATTATCCACCTTGAATGCCATTCTGTCGGATTACGAAAAACCAGCTGGGTTTGACGATACGCTGCGTCAGCAATTCACCGGCGTTGAAATTATGCGACGACTGATTGGGCTGGCACAATTGCCACTGAGTTTATCGCTGGAGCAAAAACAGTCACTGCTCACTGAAGCCCGGCATATGCTTCAATAA